The following proteins are co-located in the Marinomonas profundi genome:
- the mtgA gene encoding monofunctional biosynthetic peptidoglycan transglycosylase: protein MAKRKRGIFRKVWTIIWRALLLLMLVLLVFRFVPPPTTAFMLQSNYPVKQTWISIDKLPSYMPLAVVAAEDQRFPEHFGVDFTAISKALTQYDEGDGLRGASTITQQTAKNLFLWSGRSFIRKGLEAGLAVSLEALWGKKRILEVYLNVAEFGKGIYGVEAASQHYFGRSASKLTMNQAARLAILLPSPRTRNPNDLTFYLRQRVNWVEQQMQQLGPDYLTPVFE from the coding sequence ATGGCAAAGCGTAAACGCGGTATTTTTAGAAAAGTTTGGACGATCATTTGGCGCGCTTTGCTCTTGCTGATGCTTGTTTTACTGGTGTTTCGCTTTGTGCCGCCACCAACGACAGCGTTTATGCTGCAAAGCAATTATCCGGTGAAACAGACTTGGATCAGCATTGATAAGCTGCCGTCTTATATGCCGCTGGCGGTGGTCGCTGCTGAAGATCAGCGTTTTCCTGAGCACTTTGGTGTCGACTTTACGGCAATCAGTAAAGCGCTCACTCAATACGATGAAGGCGACGGTCTTCGTGGTGCCAGTACCATCACACAGCAAACCGCGAAAAACCTCTTTCTCTGGTCGGGTCGAAGCTTTATTCGCAAAGGTTTGGAAGCGGGATTGGCGGTGAGCCTTGAAGCACTTTGGGGTAAAAAACGTATTCTCGAAGTGTATTTAAACGTCGCAGAATTTGGCAAAGGCATTTACGGCGTCGAAGCCGCAAGCCAGCATTATTTTGGTCGATCCGCCAGCAAACTCACCATGAACCAAGCCGCACGGCTGGCCATTTTATTACCCAGCCCACGTACTCGAAACCCCAACGATTTGACTTTTTACCTTCGTCAAAGAGTGAACTGGGTTGAACAACAAATGCAGCAACTGGGCCCTGACTATCTAACGCCTGTTTTTGAGTAA